One Parafrankia irregularis DNA window includes the following coding sequences:
- a CDS encoding phosphatase PAP2 family protein, producing the protein MVDQTNRDIQNNLGDEALRSAQSGQARPGGSSAPGGQGGPSGGRWWRRLRNPATGLPKLWVEAVLLVSLYYVYTATRGAADASATDANRLGWDILHLQERLHINVELSLNNWLQSVPVLAVICCYYYATLHFVVTPSLLVWMYRRNPGRYVRARWTLVFTTLIALCGFFLFPTTPPRLLPGTSYVDTMSHFEGWGWWSGSASAAPDGLEGLANQYAAMPSLHCAWALWSGFLLARFARRPVVRVLGCLYPAATVFIVMATSNHYILDAVAGWAVLGVSTLLAFAITVRHRSRRAADVPPAAPADAEAGVATAEAAVREEAAAGTASAGTTSAGTAVGTAAAARARVSEA; encoded by the coding sequence GTGGTGGATCAGACGAACCGGGACATTCAGAACAACCTGGGTGACGAGGCCCTCCGGTCGGCGCAGAGCGGCCAGGCCAGGCCGGGTGGGTCGAGCGCCCCCGGCGGGCAGGGCGGGCCCAGCGGCGGGCGATGGTGGCGGCGACTGCGAAACCCGGCCACCGGCCTGCCGAAGCTGTGGGTCGAGGCCGTCCTGCTGGTGTCGCTCTACTACGTCTACACGGCGACCAGAGGCGCGGCCGACGCGTCCGCCACGGATGCGAACCGACTCGGCTGGGACATCCTGCACCTGCAGGAACGGCTGCACATCAACGTCGAGCTGAGCCTCAACAACTGGCTGCAGAGCGTGCCGGTGCTGGCGGTCATCTGCTGCTACTACTACGCGACCCTGCACTTCGTGGTCACACCCTCGCTGCTGGTCTGGATGTACCGGCGCAACCCGGGGCGGTATGTCCGCGCCCGGTGGACCCTGGTCTTCACCACACTGATCGCGCTGTGCGGCTTCTTCCTGTTTCCCACCACCCCGCCGCGCCTGCTGCCCGGGACGTCCTACGTCGACACGATGTCCCATTTCGAGGGCTGGGGCTGGTGGAGCGGAAGCGCCAGCGCCGCTCCGGACGGTCTGGAGGGGCTGGCCAACCAGTACGCCGCGATGCCCTCGCTGCACTGTGCGTGGGCCCTGTGGTCGGGCTTCCTGCTCGCCCGGTTCGCCCGCCGGCCGGTCGTGCGGGTGCTCGGCTGCCTGTATCCGGCGGCGACGGTCTTCATCGTGATGGCGACGTCGAACCACTACATCCTGGACGCGGTGGCCGGCTGGGCCGTGCTCGGTGTGAGCACGCTTCTCGCTTTCGCGATCACGGTCCGCCACCGCAGCCGGCGGGCCGCGGACGTCCCGCCGGCCGCCCCCGCGGACGCCGAGGCGGGGGTGGCGACGGCGGAGGCGGCCGTGCGGGAGGAAGCCGCGGCGGGGACGGCGTCGGCTGGCACGACGTCGGCTGGTACGGCGGTGGGCACGGCGGCGGCTGCGCGCGCCCGCGTCAGCGAGGCCTGA